One segment of Niveibacterium microcysteis DNA contains the following:
- a CDS encoding integrase domain-containing protein — protein MKVIHRRRTTRELQPGAIDDVNGLRASVLALIKLESPRSIKKAKDVSGIRQRQREEMALAICDDLLAGGFAIRSIRGLGSRHVCYLFKTWYDQRQSLGTLQNKRTVLKWLADLSGKHGLVEPLDKYLPSGVPTKRSLVAKLDKSWAAADVDVDEIIATVGQSYPWAATLLKLVRAFGLRRSEAVCFRPCIALTIRDGVQVVWLRKRGWGTKGGRERFVPILSQSQIDVIEEAKSYCDSESAAVMSRFGLSKKAAIMKFKWVVEQAGITKKSKGVTLHGLRHQYYHERILAVDGGMESPIKLTEKMLEINQILDEALESERSRLVELIHYVKRTRWATFNPWDLEDLERLTKTRKEISEELGHDRVEITTAYAGSYATLCHLLRKWSTVIRTELSDKSMSDLAALRYVKPVEDEGSLATGEEGAWDD, from the coding sequence ATGAAAGTCATACACAGAAGAAGAACGACTCGTGAGCTCCAGCCTGGTGCCATTGATGACGTCAATGGCCTTCGAGCCTCCGTACTGGCGTTGATCAAACTGGAGTCACCAAGAAGCATCAAGAAAGCCAAGGATGTAAGTGGAATCCGCCAAAGACAGCGCGAAGAGATGGCGTTAGCGATTTGCGATGATTTGCTTGCCGGCGGCTTTGCCATTCGATCAATCAGAGGGCTGGGTAGTCGGCACGTTTGTTACTTGTTCAAGACGTGGTACGACCAGAGGCAATCGCTTGGCACGCTGCAGAACAAGCGAACCGTACTAAAGTGGTTGGCGGACCTATCAGGCAAGCATGGACTGGTTGAGCCACTTGATAAGTATCTGCCTAGCGGAGTGCCAACGAAGCGATCCCTCGTCGCGAAGCTGGATAAGTCATGGGCCGCAGCGGATGTTGATGTCGACGAGATCATCGCGACAGTTGGTCAGAGCTATCCATGGGCCGCTACTCTACTCAAGCTCGTCCGCGCGTTTGGATTGCGGCGATCCGAAGCGGTGTGCTTTCGTCCTTGCATCGCCCTCACCATCCGCGATGGCGTCCAAGTTGTTTGGCTTAGGAAGCGTGGGTGGGGAACAAAGGGTGGTCGAGAGCGCTTTGTTCCTATCCTGTCGCAAAGCCAGATTGATGTGATCGAGGAAGCAAAGTCTTACTGCGATAGTGAGTCAGCAGCAGTAATGTCCCGCTTCGGGCTTTCAAAGAAAGCCGCGATCATGAAATTCAAGTGGGTAGTAGAGCAGGCCGGGATCACCAAGAAGTCCAAAGGGGTGACATTGCATGGGCTCCGGCACCAGTACTACCACGAGCGAATCCTGGCAGTCGACGGAGGGATGGAAAGCCCTATCAAGCTCACTGAGAAGATGCTGGAGATCAACCAGATTCTCGATGAGGCGTTGGAGTCCGAACGATCGCGCCTGGTTGAACTGATCCACTATGTGAAGCGGACGCGTTGGGCGACTTTCAATCCGTGGGACTTGGAAGATCTGGAACGGCTGACTAAGACGCGGAAGGAAATCAGCGAAGAGTTGGGCCATGATCGGGTTGAGATCACAACCGCCTACGCGGGGAGCTACGCGACTTTGTGCCACCTGTTGAGAAAGTGGTCGACGGTGATCCGTACTGAGTTGTCGGACAAGTCTATGAGTGACCTGGCTGCCCTTAGATATGTGAAGCCGGTTGAAGATGAAGGTTCGCTCGCAACTGGCGAAGAAGGCGCCTGGGACGATTAG